One segment of Alnus glutinosa chromosome 2, dhAlnGlut1.1, whole genome shotgun sequence DNA contains the following:
- the LOC133860247 gene encoding uncharacterized protein LOC133860247, with amino-acid sequence MERVGENGDILGDGNGESGISCNKMTSFEDVEVDERDFDIGRSDILLSPPVSEDEDGSCVMIKVEKPNPDLPAKFYRLYMSLATMKKRFLEGCRPVISLGGCLLKGSYKGILLAACLVSDLGSHERHTSHTFISDWQKGLVRSFDIVIPMVDHRICVRHLYANFRDNGFRGAALKELLWKASSSYTDVDFRIHVKETKRISPDAFNYLDKVDPSGWSRAWFSESPKCDLLVNNISECFNSYILKARDKPILTMLEMIRKQLMRMYQLKRDGISKLKGKLCLRIVEKLEAVCEAASECLSHFSSDGMFEVKQGSRQYVVDIRNRKCGCRKWKMTGIPCAHAHSAITFHGHHPEDYENDLVGLRLPSWNRQPTAPRPPPPPPRKESGRINNKFWTVPINSQPAVLIDLTAKSFAAGDIRLKVVGLTPRTPQVTDSGVVATSSTAANGKRMVLVCMLDKFGQVLVLICL; translated from the exons ATGGAGAGAGTGGGTGAGAATGGGGATATTTTGGGTGATGGTAATGGCGAGAGTGGGATATCTTGTAACAAAATGACATcatttgaagatgttgaggtTGATGAAAGAGACTTTGACATTGGTAGAAGTGACATTCTATTGTCACCACCTGTTAGTGAAGATGAGGATG GCAGCTGTGTAATGATTAAGGTTGAAAAACCAAACCCTGATTTGCCTGCTAAGTTTTACAGACTCTACATGTCTCTTGCAACCATGAAGAAAAGGTTCTTGGAAGGTTGTAGGCCTGTCATAAGCCTAGGCGGGTGCCTTTTGAAAGGATCCTACAAGGGAATATTATTGGCTGCG TGCCTAGTTTCAGATCTTGGTTCACATGAGAGGCACACTTCTCATACATTCATTTCTGATTGGCAAAAA GGTCTTGTTCGAAGTTTTGATATTGTTATTCCAATGGTGGATCATCGAATATGCGTACGGCATTTATATGCCAACTTTCGAGATAATGGGTTTCGGGGGGCGGCTCTGAAGGAATTGTTGTGGAAAGCATCATCGTCTTATACTGATGTTGACTTCAGAATACATGTGAAAGAAACTAAGAGAATCAGTCCTGATGCCTTTAACTACCTAGACAAGGTTGACCCCAGCGGATGGTCACGAGCATGGTTCAGCGAATCTCCCAAATGTGACCTCCTTGTCAACAATATCTCTGAATGCTTCAATTCATATATCTTAAAGGCTCGTGACAAGCCTATTTTGACAATGCTTGAAATGATTAGGAAGCAGCTCATGAGAATGTACCAACTTAAAAGAGATGGCATTAGCAAATTGAAAGGTAAGCTGTGCCTTAGAATTGTTGAAAAGCTTGAGGCCGTTTGTGAAGCGGCATCGGAGTGCCTTTCCCATTTTTCTAGTGATGGTATGTTTGAAGTGAAGCAAGGAAGTAGGCAATATGTTGTGGATATCCGAAATAGGAAATGTGGATGCAGGAAGTGGAAGATGACTGGGATCCCATGTGCACATGCTCATTCTGCCATAACCTTTCATGGACATCACCCGGAGGATTAT GAAAATGATCTTGTTGGACTTAGATTGCCAAGTTGGAACAGGCAACCGACAGCACCcagaccaccaccaccaccacccagGAAAGAGTCTGGCAGAATCAATAACAAATTTTGGACAGTTCCAATTAATTCTCAACCTGCTGTTTTGATTGACCTGACTGCTAAGTCTTTTGCTGCTGGAGATATAAGATTGAAAGTAGTTGGATTGACCCCAAGAACCCCACAAGTTACTGACAGTGGTGTAGTGGCAACATCCTCAACAGCGGCCAATGGAAAAAGGATG GTTTTGGTATGCATGTTGGACAAATTTGGACAGGTTTTG GTTTTG ATTTGTTTATGA
- the LOC133860812 gene encoding desmethylxanthohumol 6'-O-methyltransferase-like, with protein sequence MDPKETLAFVQGQAEIWQHMFGFVDSMALKCAVELRIADIIHSHGGPISLHQIASGIDSPSPDIPYLTRIMRSLVRKNIFTEHHPLESGGETIYGLNPASRWLLHDTELSLVPMVLMENHSWQLAPWHCLGQCVKEGGIAFKKAHGCEMWDFASKNPEFNNIFNDAMACTAKIVMGVVLAEYKDGFGSVGSLVDVGGGTGGMIGEIVKAHPRIKGINFDLPHVVATAPVREGVSHVGGDMFDAIPNADAVFMKWVLHDWSDEHCMKILKNCRKAIPEKSGKLIIVDIVLEKDGNDLFDETRMAFDLLMMAHTTGGKERTELEWQKLLVEAGFGRYKIIKIPTIPSIIEAYPE encoded by the exons ATGGACCCAAAAGAAACTCTGGCATTTGTACAAGGCCAAGCAGAAATTTGGCAACACATGTTCGGCTTTGTGGATTCTATGGCATTGAAATGTGCCGTGGAGCTCCGCATTGCTGACATTATACACTCTCATGGTGGCCCGATTTCTTTGCACCAAATAGCCTCCGGCATTGATTCCCCATCTCCTGATATCCCCTACCTTACACGTATCATGAGATCACTAGTTCGCAAAAACATCTTCACCGAGCATCATCCACTGGAGAGTGGGGGGGAGACAATCTACGGGTTGAACCCGGCGTCAAGATGGCTTTTGCATGATACTGAGCTGAGCCTAGTGCCAATGGTGTTAATGGAGAACCATTCGTGGCAATTGGCACCATGGCATTGCCTCGGCCAATGTGTCAAAGAAGGGGGCATTGCGTTCAAGAAGGCCCATGGCTGTGAGATGTGGGACTTTGCATCAAAAAATCCTGAATTCAACAACATCTTCAATGATGCCATGGCGTGTACGGCCAAGATCGTGATGGGGGTGGTACTGGCGGAATACAAAGATGGGTTTGGCAGCGTGGGCTCATTGGTGGATGTAGGAGGTGGGACGGGAGGGATGATAGGTGAGATTGTTAAAGCACATCCACGCATCAAAGGTATTAACTTCGATCTGCCGCATGTTGTTGCCACAGCACCAGTGCGGGAGGGGGTCTCCCATGTTGGAGGTGACATGTTTGACGCCATTCCTAATGCTGATGCAGTTTTCATGAAG TGGGTACTACACGATTGGAGTGACGAACATTGCATGAAGATTTTGAAGAATTGCAGAAAAGCAATACCAGAGAAGAGTGGAAAGCTTATTATTGTAGATATTGTCCTTGAGAAAGATggcaatgatttgtttgatgaGACCCGCATGGCATTCGATTTGTTGATGATGGCACACACCACTGGCGGAAAGGAGAGGACTGAGCTTGAATGGCAGAAACTATTGGTGGAAGCAGGCTTCGGTCGctacaaaatcatcaaaattccAACTATACCATCCATTATTGAGGCCTATCCCGAGTGA